One stretch of Carcharodon carcharias isolate sCarCar2 chromosome 38 unlocalized genomic scaffold, sCarCar2.pri SUPER_38_unloc_5, whole genome shotgun sequence DNA includes these proteins:
- the LOC121274840 gene encoding major vault protein-like translates to MDEQNKLEIQKAMQLAQVETKKFQEMVQALGASTIKEIAKSGPELQVKLLQGLGLQSTLITDGSTPINLFTTARGILGLPLSGHCEGSE, encoded by the exons ATGGATGAGCAGAACAAGCTGGAAATCCAGAAGGCGATGCAATTGGCCCAGGTGGAAACAAAGAAATTCCAGGAGATGGTTCAGGCTCTCGGAGCCTCCACCATTAAAGAGATTGCAAAGTCTGGCCCAGAGCTACAG gtgaaACTGCTCCAGGGGCTGGGACTACAGTCGACACTCATCACAGACGGATCCACCCCCATTAACCTCTTCACCACCGCCAGGGGCATCCTCGGCCTCCCCCTATCCGGCCActgtgaggggagtgagtga